A section of the Petrimonas sulfuriphila genome encodes:
- a CDS encoding MFS transporter, which yields MKNKYSGFIWLVVLMCALATGLSFLDRQVLSISIIEIKGELNINDTDYGLINTSFLVGYAIMFTLGGILIDRFGSRKGLALSVALWSVATFMHGFADNFYEFALFRFILGVGEGGAFPGVIKAVVEWVPKKNRALANGLAIGGSAFGAVVAPPLTVSLMDSVGWRGVFFIVGGIGILWTLIWLFFPQAKSENNHLNKELSNNRSDVPPLRKQLLGLLKSKEAGTFILIRFLLDPIIYFYMFWIPKFLNETKGVSLEIIGNLFWIPYLALGVSNIFGGFVSDTVLKKTGDVNLSRKAVMGFAALLTASAIFVRYTDSVGVIILLLSSAFFAHGLWITNYITSIGDMFGKNSSSTVVGLSGTAGALSSLIVNPFMGVIIYRFSYNPLWIYAGVMYSVAFIIFTLAIPRIKSISNS from the coding sequence ATGAAAAATAAATATTCCGGTTTTATTTGGTTGGTTGTTCTGATGTGTGCTTTGGCAACCGGACTAAGTTTTTTGGACAGGCAAGTACTTTCCATATCCATTATTGAAATTAAGGGCGAGTTAAACATCAATGATACCGACTACGGACTTATCAATACTTCTTTTCTGGTTGGTTATGCTATCATGTTTACTCTCGGCGGTATCTTGATAGATCGTTTCGGAAGCCGAAAAGGGTTAGCCCTGTCGGTTGCATTGTGGTCGGTTGCTACATTTATGCACGGTTTTGCCGATAATTTTTATGAATTTGCGCTGTTTCGGTTTATTTTAGGAGTTGGGGAAGGGGGAGCCTTTCCAGGAGTAATTAAAGCGGTTGTAGAGTGGGTGCCTAAGAAAAACAGAGCCTTAGCGAACGGATTAGCTATTGGTGGTTCTGCCTTTGGAGCAGTAGTCGCTCCTCCGTTAACGGTTTCTTTAATGGATAGTGTAGGTTGGCGCGGCGTTTTTTTTATTGTAGGGGGGATTGGTATTCTGTGGACGTTGATCTGGCTGTTCTTTCCACAGGCAAAATCAGAAAATAATCATCTGAATAAAGAGTTGAGCAACAATAGGTCGGATGTTCCGCCTTTAAGAAAGCAATTGTTGGGTTTACTGAAATCTAAAGAGGCCGGGACCTTTATCCTGATCCGGTTTCTGCTTGATCCCATCATTTATTTTTACATGTTCTGGATACCTAAATTTCTGAATGAGACCAAGGGCGTCTCTTTGGAAATAATTGGGAACTTATTCTGGATACCCTATTTAGCGCTGGGTGTCTCCAATATTTTTGGAGGATTTGTGTCGGATACCGTTTTGAAAAAGACGGGGGATGTCAATCTGTCAAGAAAAGCAGTAATGGGATTTGCTGCTCTACTTACCGCTTCAGCTATTTTTGTGAGATATACAGATTCTGTCGGAGTCATCATCCTGTTATTAAGCTCAGCATTTTTTGCGCACGGCTTGTGGATTACAAATTACATTACCTCCATCGGGGATATGTTCGGCAAAAATTCAAGTTCCACCGTTGTTGGGTTGTCCGGTACAGCCGGGGCTTTATCATCCCTCATTGTTAATCCGTTCATGGGAGTGATAATATACAGATTTTCTTACAATCCGCTGTGGATTTATGCCGGAGTAATGTATTCCGTGGCATTTATTATATTCACTTTAGCTATTCCCAGAATAAAATCGATTTCAAATTCATAA
- a CDS encoding GntR family transcriptional regulator, with amino-acid sequence MNRDRTSKYLKISQEIISQIESGILQPGNKISSENELINEYKISNTTARKVLSYVENQGWVKKIKGKGTFVINRSKEMHLNRILGSFDAMKESFRNNLIKEGLTPKDILLEKIILNEGISINVNNKNHVIEGKVLKLHRLRYANDVLMKDETKYISMTLCPDIHLDEMNDSLINLYEKKYRIHLSDIQRTISTKVVDPKEKENYFGNSIPMAVFILGSVASNDRSETIEIEYSLYRGDKYSFTINTKPDLL; translated from the coding sequence ATGAATCGGGATCGTACGTCGAAATACTTGAAAATAAGCCAGGAAATAATTTCTCAAATTGAATCGGGGATTTTACAACCAGGGAACAAAATATCTTCTGAAAATGAACTGATTAATGAATATAAAATCAGCAATACGACGGCACGTAAAGTCCTTTCCTATGTTGAAAACCAAGGGTGGGTAAAAAAAATAAAAGGGAAAGGAACTTTTGTCATTAACCGGTCAAAAGAGATGCACCTTAATCGGATTCTGGGGTCTTTCGATGCCATGAAAGAAAGCTTCCGGAACAATTTAATAAAAGAAGGCTTAACGCCCAAAGACATCTTACTTGAAAAAATAATTTTAAATGAAGGGATATCAATTAACGTGAATAACAAGAATCATGTCATTGAGGGTAAGGTACTCAAACTGCATCGCCTGCGGTATGCAAATGACGTTCTTATGAAAGATGAAACCAAATATATCTCAATGACCCTGTGTCCCGACATTCACCTGGATGAAATGAATGACTCATTGATAAATTTATATGAAAAAAAATACCGCATCCATCTGAGCGATATACAAAGAACGATTTCCACCAAAGTTGTCGATCCGAAAGAGAAGGAAAATTACTTTGGCAACAGTATTCCTATGGCTGTATTTATCCTGGGGAGCGTGGCCTCAAATGATCGATCTGAAACCATTGAGATAGAATATTCATTGTACAGAGGCGACAAATACAGCTTTACCATCAACACAAAACCCGACCTGCTTTAA